The sequence below is a genomic window from Mercenaria mercenaria strain notata chromosome 14, MADL_Memer_1, whole genome shotgun sequence.
atataGCGCTATTGGCTACGACGACGGGAacatgtctttattgccgcggcggtccggggttcgattcccgacgcggtcatattttttcttgatttggaacttttaaaatattttagaaacaaaaattcatattctaatgttcataatatgaccaaacttcaatttgaaagaaagattatttttagccgtGCTGGcatggaggcatgctgctttaaagctggaaagtcgccatgtgacatttaattgtgtcgatgcaacaaaaacaaaataaccatCAAACTACTTGTATTAATGCACTAAAGTCCTGATACAGAATAACTTGAAACTTGCAGCTAGTCCATACATCTTCTCAAAGATGTGGTATATCTTTGCTTACTTATATAACATGATAACGAGACCTATGTTATGTAATCAAGTCTGCTCCCCATAAATTGATAACATATCATTTGAATGCACACTATACTTAACACAATACtcttaaaacaaacacaaactaaAATCAAATCACGAGTTTGAAGTGTTTATTGCTTTTGTTGTgttatttgatatacatgtatagaatcATTCCATTTCACTAAGTAAGAAAccagaaaatacagtaaaacagtttccgtgAATTTCGCCGGGTTGAAACGTTTGGATCCATACTTCAGACCCTTGATCAAGTTCCACGACCCATTGACTTCCGGCTGTCTGGAAAGTTTTTGTACCGACCGCATCAGGGTATGCGTGATTAATCACCACACCGTCTTTGACGAACGCCAAATACTGGGCCTTGTCAGGTGAAGACATTGCCGACAAATGAAAGGCATATAGACCCTTGAAAGGGGCTATAAATACGCCTGTGTGATTATGAAATGCCCCTCCCGTGTTTGTGATCGCTCTGTCGAACAGAATCGTGTGATGGTCGCCAAGGTTCACCAGATCTGGAACACTGACACACGCCATGAAGCCAACGGGAGATCCAGCTATGTTATGAAAATATTCACATACTGGTGTCATTCAATTTTGGACAAGACACCTACAAAAGCATTACATATAACTAAGCCATTTTTTGGTTTATAGCAGCATCCAGTAAAATGGATCCGGAAATGTAAAGGCCGTCTTTACATTTGATTAACTTAGCTTTTCAGATCGCCATGCAAGTTACTACAGTTATTTCTAATGCACGCATGTAGAACTAAAAAAAGTCTGTTTCCAAACAAAAAATGCTCGGGTACTTGTGGCGTTTTAAACATCtcttctttcatttttgatttaacTATATTTAACGAATTTGAATCGCGAAAAGCAATATCAAGTATATTCCATAATTCGGTAGCAGAAGGTATAAATGATTTATTGTATGTCTGTACGTCGATTGACTGTTGTATAATTGTTGCTATTCCTTAGTAGATAATTTGTCGTTTCTTATATTAATGAAGGGaagatattttctaagtattgTAGAAGAAGTCCATTTTTTGCTTTATAGACCGTGACCAACTTCTGAATGTTTCGCCTGTCTGAAAGAGAAACCCAACCTACTTCTTTAATCAGAGAGTTGATTGAAAGACCGCGTTGAACCCGTTACTACACGAGCGGCTTCATACTGTAACTGTTCTAAAGATTGTTTTTCGTATAATGTGCACCCGTCCCACACAACCGAAGCGTACTCTAATATGGGGCGCATGTAAGagatttagattttatttaatgttgatcGTTTTAGTTTAAATTCCAATGCCCGCATTCTACTTAGCACTTTAGAGGCTGATAAGCTTATATTTTCAATGTGTTCGTGCCATTTTAAATCTGTAGATAGTGTTAAGCCTAACTGTTGTTGATGATCTACAAAATCAATGGAGTTGTCATTAAATACAGTGTTggcttattatttatatttgttgaGAAAAACATGACTACATTTTTAGTTCTGTCATTTTAAAAGGGTGCCTGAAAGTGAAAATGTTCTTCTGTCGTTTTGTTAGGGGCGAAAGAATCAAATAGCAAAAATACAGATAATCAATTGCAGCGATCCAATTGTAGCGATCAACAATTGCAGCAGCGATCAACAATTGCAGCTATCAACAATTGTAGCGATCAACAATTGCAGCAGCGATCAACAATTGCAGCGATCAACAATTGCAGCAATCAGCAATTGCAGGGATTAACAATTGTAGCGATCAACAATTGCAGCGATCAACAATTGCAGCAATCAACAATAGTAGCGATCAACAATTGTAGCGATCAACAATTGCAGCGATCAACAATTGCAACAATGACTGAGCTTATCATTTACAGTCCTGTGCTCCCCAAGGATCTGCAAATGTatatattaactatcacaacaactgTTTTAAGTGCCGTATCACGACGTATCACGACTGCAATAAGTCTCCTTGTACATGGACTCAGTATTCTCATTTCCTGGTTGTTTAGGATCTTTGAGTTCATAcgatatttttattaataatcaaTAGAACAACATTTAAGCCTGTGTTAGGGGGCGTGAGTAGTATTTCGCAAATCTGTTCCTCAGACTCAGTCAATACGTTGCATGCTTCTAAAGATCTTCATATAGGTTTTATTGGTTGCCAGACATTACTTTGCTGCTGTTTTCAGTTTATGAGATGTTGCATTGTGATCACATACTTAATCAGATTATATTACTGGTTGTCCTTTGATGTAGTATAATTACGATTATGACATTTGCAAGAGCATTATTCTTTATCTTCATAGAAAtatgcattaaaataaaaaaaaaactttatgtgTCGGCTGTACGTTCAAAGTGTGCTGTGAGTAAATTTAATAGTTCAAGTACTCTGTTATCATCATGAATATATGTAACCACCTATCGTACCCTCTTAGGTCACTGCAATTTCCAACAGCATGTTCTTGATTATGCGCTGGACTTTTGTAGCAGATTTTCTAAACTTGTTGTTTCCTGCAGGCAATGTACTTCTATTTTGTTGTATATTGTGTATTGATGACACATTAATAAACTAAACCTAATTAACTACTTGCATAATAATTGCATAATGTATCAATGCACCAAAGTCCTTGTttagaataaacttgaaacatacACCGCCTCAAAGATGTAGGTGTATCATTGATTACGAGATTTATGTTATGTAATCAAGTACATTGAACATAGATTGATAACATATCATTTGACTTTTACTGCATGCTAACATTAACACGGCATTGTTAAACAAACACAAACTAAAATTACGATTTTGCAGACAGATTTTGCAATGTTTATTGCTTTTGGTATGTTGTCTGATATACATATAAACAATCATTCCATTTCACTGAGTAAGAAAccagaaaatacagtaaaacagtTCCCATGAATTTCGCCAGCATAGTGTGTCTGTATCCATACTTCAGAACCTTGATTAAGCTCCATCACCCATTGATTTGCGGCTGTCTGGTCAGACTGTGTACCACGCGCATCAGGGTACACGTGACTTACAACTACCCCGTCCTTTACGAACGCTAAATACTGTGCCTTGCCAGGTATAGTCATTGCCGACAAAGTAAAAGCGTAAAGACCTTTGGAAGGGGCTATAAATACGCCTGTGTGATTA
It includes:
- the LOC123528354 gene encoding heavy metal-binding protein HIP-like isoform X2 → MKFSTFLFISFCFFQILWAEDIPSRKELEVYIQDLLEAKIRENVEARDLAHQKELEALQTRLNQAERRIKDLEQHESKIDALSVYTRNAMFASKRYLMNAGSPVGFMACVSVPDLVNLGDHHTILFDRAITNTGGAFHNHTGVFIAPFKGLYAFHLSAMSSPDKAQYLAFVKDGVVINHAYPDAVGTKTFQTAGSQWVVELDQGSEVWIQTFQPGEIHGNCFTVFSGFLLSEME